One genomic window of Leptolyngbya sp. NIES-3755 includes the following:
- a CDS encoding hypothetical protein (similar to AA sequence:cyanobase_aa:gll3053) — protein sequence MLYWQTGRDISLRVQQQKWGSKVIKQLAADLKREFPDINDLSTRNLQYMRAFAEAYPDEAIVNDLLHNYPGRTT from the coding sequence ATGTTGTACTGGCAGACCGGGCGTGATATCTCTTTGCGTGTACAGCAGCAGAAATGGGGAAGCAAAGTCATTAAGCAGCTTGCGGCTGATCTAAAGCGAGAATTTCCTGACATCAATGATTTATCAACGCGAAATCTCCAATACATGAGGGCATTTGCCGAAGCTTACCCAGACGAAGCAATTGTGAACGACTTGTTGCACAATTACCCTGGGCGCACAACATGA
- a CDS encoding hypothetical protein (conserved hypothetical protein;~similar to AA sequence:cyanobase_aa:AM1_B0080), translating into MTLLEKLQSHEEQLWYAQQASENGWSRDVLVLQIETGLYQHNRQGTLGALHQCKE; encoded by the coding sequence ATGACGCTTCTCGAAAAGCTTCAATCCCACGAAGAGCAGCTTTGGTACGCCCAGCAAGCGTCAGAAAATGGCTGGAGTCGAGATGTTTTAGTTTTACAGATTGAAACAGGACTTTATCAACATAACAGGCAGGGAACGCTAGGAGCGTTGCATCAATGCAAAGAATAG
- a CDS encoding integrase, catalytic region (similar to AA sequence:cyanobase_aa:AM1_2477), whose amino-acid sequence MRLVCEVLLVNRSSLYYQPVEEDFEAETELKSAIDKIAGEFPRYGYRRITQQLKRQGIVVNHKRVARLMKEMGLAGKAPKRRVRTTNSNHSFARYPNRVAGLRIERPNQVWVGDITYIRLGEGFVYLAVLMDVFTRCIRGWHLGRGLDHSLTLTALNKALEHYQPEIHHSDQGVQYAATGYVEALKQRNIEISMAEVGEPTQNGYAERLMRTIKEEEVDLSEYRNFAEAYMQIKVFLEDVYMRKRIHSSIGYLTPIEFESEWRNNH is encoded by the coding sequence GTGCGTTTGGTGTGTGAAGTACTATTGGTGAATCGAAGTAGCTTGTACTATCAGCCCGTTGAGGAAGATTTTGAAGCAGAGACAGAACTGAAATCAGCGATCGACAAAATTGCAGGCGAGTTTCCGCGCTATGGCTATCGGCGAATTACTCAGCAATTGAAACGGCAAGGGATTGTCGTCAACCATAAACGGGTTGCTCGATTGATGAAAGAAATGGGGCTTGCCGGAAAAGCTCCAAAACGGCGAGTTCGCACGACCAATAGCAATCATAGCTTTGCACGTTATCCGAATCGAGTTGCAGGACTGAGGATTGAACGACCGAACCAAGTCTGGGTTGGAGATATCACATACATTCGATTAGGAGAAGGCTTTGTTTATCTGGCTGTCTTGATGGATGTATTTACTCGCTGTATTCGGGGGTGGCACTTAGGGCGAGGACTGGATCACAGTCTGACCTTAACCGCATTGAACAAGGCTTTAGAACATTACCAGCCAGAGATTCATCATTCTGACCAAGGGGTGCAGTATGCAGCGACAGGCTATGTTGAGGCACTAAAGCAACGAAACATTGAAATCAGCATGGCAGAGGTGGGAGAGCCAACGCAGAATGGCTATGCGGAACGACTGATGCGAACGATTAAAGAGGAGGAAGTCGATTTATCCGAGTATCGTAACTTTGCGGAAGCGTACATGCAGATCAAAGTGTTTTTGGAGGATGTGTACATGAGGAAGAGGATACATTCATCAATTGGATATTTAACACCAATTGAATTTGAAAGTGAATGGAGGAACAATCACTAA
- a CDS encoding transposase (similar to AA sequence:cyanobase_aa:AM1_3696): protein MSNQAKKYSPQFKAKVVLELLRGEKTQTEISRAHGVHRSVLTRWQNEFVERAPVVFGETGQVSETEARIAELEQMVGKLTMQLEVAKKASSISATKKSGAL, encoded by the coding sequence ATGTCAAATCAAGCGAAGAAATACAGCCCCCAATTCAAAGCCAAAGTCGTCCTCGAACTGCTGCGTGGCGAAAAGACGCAAACCGAGATCAGTCGAGCGCATGGCGTGCATCGCAGTGTGTTAACGCGATGGCAAAACGAATTCGTCGAACGAGCGCCCGTGGTGTTTGGGGAGACTGGACAAGTTTCAGAAACCGAAGCACGCATTGCAGAACTCGAACAAATGGTGGGGAAATTGACGATGCAATTAGAAGTCGCAAAAAAAGCATCGAGCATCTCAGCGACGAAGAAAAGCGGTGCATTGTAG
- a CDS encoding hypothetical protein (similar to AA sequence:cyanobase_aa:Npun_R0635): protein MQAQVTQPTELTLQKVSQAVDAILEVLGSPETDLHQKALSAFQSGDHQTVKRLASTHLSDYYCKSLGYLGGALKLTPNTDTILAESARAAADFARERTLARLGAEIAKALD from the coding sequence ATGCAAGCACAAGTAACTCAACCAACGGAACTGACCTTACAAAAGGTGAGTCAAGCTGTGGATGCGATTCTTGAAGTTCTTGGAAGTCCAGAAACAGACTTACATCAAAAGGCGCTCTCAGCCTTCCAAAGCGGTGATCATCAAACAGTGAAAAGGTTAGCATCCACCCACCTTTCCGATTACTACTGCAAATCATTGGGATACTTGGGCGGTGCGTTGAAATTGACACCAAACACAGACACGATTCTTGCCGAGTCCGCACGAGCAGCGGCTGACTTCGCACGAGAGAGAACATTAGCCCGATTGGGGGCTGAAATTGCCAAGGCACTAGATTGA
- a CDS encoding hypothetical protein (protein of unknown function DUF820;~similar to AA sequence:cyanobase_aa:LBDG_29490), with amino-acid sequence MTQAARKLSFEEYLNLESFEGLPEGRSEFINGALTELPPESEPNDWIARYLFLLLANTGIVSARLIAIHTCELQVPVLQSTDPRNRYPDLVILREEHLQLTQRRLTIKLDMPPPQLVAEVVSPGQTNRDRDYKDKLAQYQQRGIPEYWLIDPEQKAVIVLELRSGQYVETGTFEGKNLIRSSVLKNLPLSAEQILAGGR; translated from the coding sequence ATGACACAGGCAGCAAGAAAATTGTCATTTGAGGAATATCTCAACCTGGAAAGCTTTGAGGGGCTGCCGGAAGGTCGATCGGAATTTATCAATGGAGCGTTGACGGAATTGCCACCAGAGTCAGAGCCAAACGATTGGATTGCGCGGTATTTATTTCTACTACTGGCGAATACGGGCATTGTCTCAGCCCGATTGATTGCAATTCATACGTGCGAACTGCAAGTTCCAGTCTTGCAATCAACTGATCCCCGAAACCGATACCCAGATCTAGTCATTCTTCGAGAAGAGCATTTACAGCTCACACAGCGGCGACTGACGATTAAACTCGATATGCCTCCACCTCAATTAGTCGCAGAGGTCGTTAGTCCTGGTCAGACGAATCGCGATCGAGACTATAAAGACAAGCTGGCTCAATATCAACAGCGCGGCATTCCTGAGTATTGGCTGATCGATCCAGAGCAAAAAGCGGTGATTGTATTAGAACTGAGATCGGGACAGTATGTAGAAACTGGCACGTTTGAAGGAAAAAATCTAATTCGGTCTTCAGTACTCAAGAACCTACCCTTGAGTGCTGAACAGATTCTAGCTGGAGGGCGATAA